One Telluria mixta DNA window includes the following coding sequences:
- a CDS encoding acyltransferase family protein produces MTSRLRGLDLLRAAAILLVLMSHYMGFVSHAPTFGVVGKVGWAGVDLFFVLSGYLIGNQLLAPAARGEPLSLKAFFVRRLLRTLPNYYVVLAVYWLFPGPPLGGSSMAEPWRFLTFTQNFGLAYGQTFTHSWSLCIEEQFYLLLPLVVLALARLGFPVRLAWGLLVGGIVAGMATRAAAYALNGHDAFSAEVYYSSFCRADELLPGVAIALLRNFHPHAFERLLRHANALCAAGLALSVGILTCIHLDWPTTPVTSTFGFSLLSIGFALLTCAALSPACILNRIDIPGASQLALWSYAVYLVHKPVFMALRPHIERLHIDAGAPAAVVAVMGAGIAGGWVLYRCVETPFMWLRARWTAGARPARLVPLSAE; encoded by the coding sequence TTGACTTCCCGCCTGCGCGGCCTCGACCTGCTGCGCGCCGCCGCCATCCTCCTCGTCCTGATGAGCCATTACATGGGCTTCGTCAGCCACGCACCCACGTTCGGCGTCGTCGGCAAGGTCGGCTGGGCCGGCGTCGACCTGTTCTTCGTGCTGAGCGGCTACCTGATCGGCAACCAGCTGCTGGCGCCCGCCGCTCGGGGCGAACCGCTGTCGCTGAAGGCCTTCTTCGTACGTCGGCTGCTGCGCACGCTGCCCAATTACTACGTCGTGCTGGCCGTGTACTGGCTGTTCCCCGGTCCGCCGCTCGGCGGTTCGAGCATGGCGGAGCCGTGGCGCTTCCTGACGTTCACGCAGAACTTCGGGCTCGCCTACGGCCAGACGTTCACGCATTCCTGGTCGCTGTGCATCGAGGAGCAGTTTTATCTGCTGCTGCCCCTCGTCGTGCTGGCGCTGGCGCGCCTCGGCTTTCCCGTGCGGCTGGCCTGGGGCCTGCTGGTGGGCGGTATCGTCGCGGGCATGGCCACACGCGCCGCGGCATACGCGCTGAACGGGCACGACGCCTTCTCGGCCGAGGTCTATTACTCGAGCTTCTGCCGCGCCGACGAACTGCTGCCCGGCGTCGCCATCGCCCTGCTGCGCAACTTCCATCCGCACGCGTTCGAGCGCCTGCTGCGCCACGCGAACGCGTTATGCGCGGCGGGCCTCGCGCTGAGCGTCGGCATCCTGACCTGCATCCACCTCGACTGGCCGACGACGCCCGTCACGTCCACGTTCGGCTTTTCGCTGCTGTCGATCGGCTTTGCGCTGCTGACCTGCGCGGCGCTGTCCCCGGCCTGCATCCTGAACCGCATCGACATCCCCGGCGCGTCGCAGCTCGCGCTGTGGTCGTACGCCGTCTACCTCGTGCACAAGCCCGTGTTCATGGCGCTGCGGCCGCACATCGAGCGCCTGCACATCGATGCGGGCGCGCCCGCGGCCGTCGTCGCCGTCATGGGGGCGGGCATCGCCGGCGGCTGGGTGCTGTACCGCTGCGTGGAGACGCCGTTCATGTGGCTGCGGGCACGGTGGACGGCGGGCGCCCGTCCGGCGCGGCTGGTTCCCCTGTCCGCGGAATAA
- a CDS encoding carboxymuconolactone decarboxylase family protein, translated as MTTFTVPTAASVSPANRAIFEQLEKKLGMVPNLYATLAHSDHALGNYLTLQNGKSSLSAKEREVVNLVVSQVNECAYCLAAHTVIGGMVGFTSDQIIEIRKGGASFDERLDALARLAADITRNRGRAAPAAVDAFIAAGYDAGHLVDVVMVVGDKIITNYLHALTNVPVDFPAAPAL; from the coding sequence ATGACAACCTTTACCGTTCCCACCGCAGCATCCGTTTCCCCGGCCAACCGCGCCATCTTCGAACAGCTCGAGAAAAAGCTGGGCATGGTGCCCAACCTGTATGCCACGCTCGCCCATTCCGACCATGCGCTCGGCAACTACCTCACTCTGCAAAACGGCAAAAGCTCGCTGAGCGCGAAGGAGCGTGAAGTCGTCAACCTGGTCGTCAGCCAGGTCAACGAGTGCGCCTACTGCCTCGCGGCCCACACCGTCATCGGCGGCATGGTCGGCTTCACCTCCGACCAGATCATCGAGATCCGCAAGGGCGGCGCGTCGTTCGACGAGCGGCTCGATGCGCTGGCCCGTCTGGCCGCCGACATCACGCGCAACCGCGGCCGCGCCGCACCCGCCGCCGTGGACGCGTTCATCGCGGCCGGCTACGACGCGGGCCATCTGGTGGACGTCGTGATGGTCGTCGGCGACAAGATCATCACGAACTACCTGCATGCGCTGACGAACGTGCCCGTCGATTTCCCGGCCGCGCCGGCACTGTGA